A single region of the Plantactinospora soyae genome encodes:
- a CDS encoding monooxygenase, which yields MRKSDSPRWKFAAGAMTLVTAFAAVAACGSDADNSAARPAAGPHSMHAGASPAPPQSLRAGERFLDLKMAEAYTPTAPEGGGTDEYRCQVIDPDLTKTAFVTGTQFAPENVAIAHHAIVYAVPPDRAALVRKQDAKTPGLGWQCFGGTGVPGADVEGDDQGATWVDTWAPGATETLLDQDIGFKLGPGSLIILQIHYNLLATDGKPAGSDRSAVRLRLTDGTPQTRELETWSLDAPTDLPCAADESGPLCDRAASIADVTKRFGPDVGESADRQVEECNPGGVPKPGNTQTCDQKVPAPMTLFAGFGHMHLLGRAIKVELNPGTPNAKVVLDVPQFDFDNQRLMKLPSPVEIGPGDTLRVTCTHDARLRRQLPQLKKLPPRYVVWGDGTSDEMCTGIMTVSPRKS from the coding sequence ATGAGGAAATCTGACAGTCCACGGTGGAAGTTCGCGGCGGGCGCCATGACGCTGGTGACAGCGTTCGCTGCTGTCGCCGCTTGCGGGTCGGACGCCGACAACAGTGCGGCGCGCCCAGCTGCCGGCCCGCACAGCATGCACGCGGGCGCGTCGCCGGCTCCACCGCAGTCGCTGCGCGCCGGCGAGCGGTTCCTGGACCTGAAGATGGCCGAGGCCTACACGCCTACGGCGCCGGAGGGCGGGGGCACGGACGAGTACCGGTGCCAGGTGATCGATCCGGACCTGACCAAGACGGCGTTCGTGACCGGGACCCAATTCGCACCGGAGAACGTCGCCATCGCGCACCACGCCATCGTGTACGCGGTGCCGCCGGACCGCGCTGCCCTGGTGCGCAAGCAGGACGCGAAGACGCCCGGCCTCGGCTGGCAGTGTTTCGGCGGGACCGGCGTGCCCGGCGCCGACGTGGAGGGCGACGACCAGGGCGCGACGTGGGTGGACACCTGGGCGCCGGGCGCCACGGAGACGCTGCTCGACCAGGACATCGGCTTCAAGCTGGGGCCGGGCAGCCTGATCATCCTCCAGATCCACTACAACCTGCTCGCGACCGACGGCAAACCGGCCGGGTCGGACCGCTCGGCGGTGCGGCTGCGGCTGACGGACGGCACGCCCCAAACTCGGGAACTCGAAACGTGGTCGCTCGACGCGCCGACCGACCTGCCCTGCGCCGCCGACGAGTCGGGTCCGCTCTGTGACCGGGCGGCCTCGATCGCGGACGTGACGAAGCGGTTCGGACCGGATGTCGGCGAGTCGGCGGACCGTCAGGTGGAGGAATGCAACCCGGGCGGCGTGCCGAAGCCCGGTAACACCCAGACCTGCGACCAGAAGGTGCCGGCGCCGATGACGCTGTTCGCCGGTTTCGGCCACATGCACCTGCTCGGGCGGGCCATCAAGGTCGAACTCAACCCGGGCACGCCGAACGCCAAGGTCGTGCTCGACGTGCCGCAGTTCGACTTCGACAACCAGCGGCTGATGAAGTTGCCGTCGCCGGTGGAGATCGGTCCGGGGGACACGCTGCGGGTGACGTGTACGCACGACGCGAGGCTGCGCAGACAGCTGCCGCAGCTGAAGAAGCTGCCGCCCCGCTACGTGGTGTGGGGCGACGGCACCAGCGACGAGATGTGCACGGGCATCATGACGGTCTCCCCCCGCAAGTCCTGA
- a CDS encoding MMPL family transporter — MSVNAVPPREAPPGRLAGRWVPWLVIGLWLALAAVMVPLSGKLSSVTTDKAVDTLPASAESTKVAVLEDSLPGGEDNTFVFVYHRAGGMTDADRATVERHYNTLAERYPPKAAAGEDDEGPATRLSTDGKAMMFTLDVSTTYGAPEAIVGPLRDAAKDRPAGLELDVTGPAAIDGDMDAVFDGIDLQVFLTTVVVVTVLLILTYRSPVLWFIPLVVVGAAALTAMATVYLLVKGFGIVVNDQNSALLTILVFGVGTDYALLLIARYRETLRHHENVRVAMVHALRGAAPAIVASAATVVAGLLCLLVADLNSTSGLGPIGAAGILCALVAMLTLFPAVLVVLGRRVFWPAIPRLSTAVQDKPGLWGRLGTGISRRRWVATLGALGVLGVLAIGLTGNTGALREQDQFLSAPESVTGFTVLRQHFPELGGQPMTIYTRPAYQERVVDIVKRTPGVAEAVPGQTVGGWADISVFPTDAPDTAAEYDTIKRVRTAVHAVNGAEAIVGGPSAENLDTEVTTTRDEKRVIPLVLAVVLIVLGLLLRAIVAPLVLMATVIVSFAAAFGGSVFVFDTILGFKGIDYSVPLLAFLFLVALGVDYNIFLASRAREETVRLGTREGMLKALSATGGVITSAGLVLAATFAVLATLPLVMLIEVGFLVAFGVLLDALLVRSVLVPALTLLIGRRIWWPSRLSRPAAGPPIGRHTLADEEEPALQR, encoded by the coding sequence ATGTCAGTCAACGCAGTGCCGCCCAGGGAAGCGCCGCCCGGTCGGTTGGCAGGCCGATGGGTGCCGTGGCTGGTGATCGGCTTGTGGCTGGCGCTGGCGGCGGTCATGGTGCCGTTGAGCGGAAAGTTGAGCTCGGTCACCACCGACAAAGCGGTGGACACCCTGCCGGCCAGCGCCGAGTCCACCAAGGTGGCGGTGCTGGAGGACAGTCTCCCCGGCGGCGAGGACAACACGTTCGTCTTCGTGTACCACCGTGCCGGCGGCATGACCGACGCCGACCGCGCGACGGTCGAGCGCCACTACAACACCCTTGCCGAGCGGTACCCGCCGAAGGCGGCGGCCGGCGAGGACGACGAGGGCCCGGCGACAAGACTCTCCACCGACGGCAAGGCGATGATGTTCACCCTCGACGTGAGCACGACCTACGGCGCACCGGAGGCCATCGTCGGCCCGTTGCGTGACGCCGCGAAGGACCGCCCCGCCGGCCTGGAACTCGACGTGACCGGCCCGGCCGCGATCGACGGCGACATGGACGCTGTCTTCGACGGTATCGACCTGCAGGTCTTCCTCACCACGGTCGTCGTCGTCACGGTCCTGCTTATCCTCACCTACCGCAGCCCGGTGTTGTGGTTCATCCCGCTCGTGGTCGTCGGCGCGGCCGCACTGACTGCGATGGCGACCGTCTACCTGCTCGTCAAGGGCTTCGGCATCGTGGTCAACGACCAGAACTCGGCGCTGCTGACGATCCTGGTGTTCGGCGTCGGCACGGACTACGCGCTGTTGCTCATCGCTCGATATCGGGAGACACTGCGCCACCACGAGAACGTCCGGGTCGCGATGGTCCACGCGCTACGCGGCGCGGCGCCGGCCATCGTCGCGTCCGCGGCCACCGTGGTCGCCGGCCTGCTCTGCCTGCTCGTCGCGGACCTGAACAGTACCAGCGGGTTGGGCCCGATCGGCGCCGCCGGCATCCTGTGCGCGCTGGTGGCCATGCTGACGCTGTTCCCGGCGGTGCTCGTGGTGCTCGGCAGGCGAGTCTTCTGGCCGGCCATCCCGCGGCTCAGCACGGCCGTGCAGGACAAGCCGGGGCTGTGGGGACGGCTCGGCACCGGCATCAGCCGCCGACGGTGGGTGGCCACGCTCGGCGCGCTCGGAGTCCTCGGCGTGCTCGCCATCGGTCTGACGGGTAACACCGGCGCCCTGCGGGAGCAGGACCAGTTCCTGTCCGCGCCGGAGTCCGTCACCGGCTTCACCGTTCTCCGCCAGCACTTCCCGGAGCTCGGCGGCCAGCCGATGACGATCTATACGCGGCCGGCGTACCAGGAGCGGGTGGTCGACATCGTCAAGCGCACTCCCGGCGTGGCAGAGGCCGTCCCGGGCCAGACCGTCGGAGGCTGGGCCGACATCTCCGTGTTCCCGACCGACGCGCCGGACACCGCCGCGGAGTACGACACGATCAAGCGGGTGCGCACCGCCGTGCACGCGGTGAACGGGGCGGAGGCGATCGTCGGCGGGCCGAGCGCGGAGAACCTCGACACCGAGGTGACCACCACCCGCGACGAGAAGCGGGTGATCCCGCTGGTGCTCGCCGTCGTCCTGATCGTCCTCGGGCTGCTGCTGCGCGCGATCGTGGCCCCGCTGGTCCTGATGGCGACTGTGATCGTCTCGTTCGCGGCGGCCTTCGGCGGCAGCGTGTTCGTCTTCGACACGATCCTCGGGTTCAAAGGTATCGACTATTCGGTGCCGCTGCTGGCATTCCTGTTCCTGGTGGCGCTCGGCGTCGACTACAACATCTTCCTGGCCAGCCGGGCCCGGGAGGAGACCGTGCGTCTCGGCACCCGAGAGGGCATGCTAAAGGCCCTGTCGGCCACCGGTGGCGTCATCACCTCGGCAGGGCTGGTCCTGGCGGCCACGTTCGCGGTCCTCGCCACACTTCCGCTGGTGATGCTGATCGAGGTCGGGTTCCTGGTCGCCTTCGGCGTGCTGCTCGACGCCCTGCTGGTGCGGTCGGTCCTGGTGCCCGCCCTCACCCTCCTGATCGGCCGGCGGATCTGGTGGCCGAGCCGGCTGTCCCGTCCAGCGGCAGGGCCGCCGATCGGTCGACACACGCTCGCCGACGAGGAGGAGCCCGCGCTGCAACGGTGA
- a CDS encoding HAMP domain-containing sensor histidine kinase produces the protein MSRPAGREPRRLTRWWRRRSLRTRLTVIAATAIAVSVFVAFQVASELMDWELQDAAEDQLRADSRVLATDAEHASVAQVQLPPYPGSGRLVRVILPDGSTRTPVGQPALPPVSGRAGRVAQGASADLMESNDSDEDGYRIYTLRAGDGAVQVARVADDSPINRFGFGMLLIGLLCVVGGALVGRTVARAGLAPIDRLTAAAVRVAHTRVLDADIPDEGGGEIRRLIQAINEMLAALRDSRRAQRLLAEDAAHELKTPLTSLRLNVELLIRLDRRGTLDSALSAESRTRLLNDLGAQVAELSTLAAELTEVARGDVSDESTEVLDLADVVVTAATRARSRVPDIEVALDVTSVWVSGRPAALQRAVLNLIDNAGKWSPADQPVQVRLRAEGASAVLEVDDAGSGIDAVDVPRVFDRFYRADSARGLPGSGLGLSIVQRVVDAHGGRAAVARSTRGGALLRVDLPAAAPPAPIARRAAGEDTAVR, from the coding sequence GTGAGCAGGCCCGCCGGCCGGGAACCGCGCCGGCTGACCCGATGGTGGCGCCGGCGGTCCCTGCGGACCAGGCTGACGGTGATCGCGGCGACGGCCATCGCGGTCAGCGTGTTCGTGGCCTTCCAGGTGGCCAGCGAGCTAATGGACTGGGAGCTGCAGGACGCCGCCGAGGATCAGCTGCGCGCCGACTCCCGCGTCCTGGCGACGGACGCGGAGCACGCCAGTGTGGCGCAGGTCCAGCTACCGCCGTATCCCGGGTCCGGTCGGCTGGTGCGGGTCATCCTGCCCGACGGCTCGACCCGGACGCCGGTCGGCCAACCCGCGCTGCCTCCGGTCAGCGGGCGCGCCGGGCGCGTGGCGCAGGGCGCGTCGGCCGACCTGATGGAGTCGAACGACAGCGACGAGGACGGCTACCGCATTTACACGCTGCGGGCGGGCGACGGCGCGGTCCAGGTGGCCCGCGTCGCCGACGACAGCCCGATCAACCGGTTCGGGTTCGGGATGCTGCTGATCGGGCTGCTCTGCGTGGTTGGCGGCGCCCTTGTCGGGCGGACCGTGGCGCGGGCCGGGCTGGCACCGATCGACCGGCTGACCGCCGCCGCGGTACGTGTCGCGCACACCCGGGTTCTCGACGCCGACATCCCGGATGAGGGCGGTGGGGAGATCCGGCGGCTGATCCAGGCGATCAACGAGATGCTCGCCGCGCTCCGGGACTCGCGGCGGGCCCAGCGGCTGCTCGCCGAGGATGCCGCCCACGAGCTCAAGACCCCGCTCACCAGCCTGCGCCTCAACGTCGAGCTGCTGATCCGGCTCGATCGGCGCGGCACCCTGGACAGCGCACTGTCGGCGGAGAGCCGGACCCGGTTGCTCAACGATCTCGGCGCGCAGGTGGCCGAGTTGAGCACCCTTGCCGCCGAGCTGACCGAGGTGGCACGCGGTGACGTCAGCGACGAGAGCACCGAGGTGCTCGACCTCGCCGACGTGGTGGTGACCGCCGCGACCCGGGCGCGTTCCCGCGTGCCTGACATCGAGGTCGCGCTCGACGTGACCTCCGTGTGGGTGAGCGGGCGTCCCGCTGCGCTCCAGCGGGCGGTGCTCAACCTCATCGACAACGCCGGCAAGTGGTCCCCCGCGGACCAGCCGGTCCAGGTCCGGCTGCGTGCCGAGGGCGCGTCGGCGGTGCTCGAGGTTGACGATGCCGGGTCGGGCATCGACGCCGTCGACGTACCGCGGGTGTTCGACCGGTTCTACCGTGCCGACAGTGCCCGGGGGTTGCCGGGATCCGGTCTGGGGCTGTCGATCGTGCAGCGGGTCGTCGACGCCCACGGCGGCCGGGCCGCTGTCGCCCGTTCCACACGCGGTGGCGCGCTGCTTCGGGTCGACCTTCCGGCCGCGGCCCCGCCCGCCCCGATCGCGCGCCGCGCCGCCGGGGAGGACACCGCGGTGCGCTGA
- a CDS encoding response regulator transcription factor gives MRILIADDDGAIRESLERVLQVEGYDTSTVANGLAVLDGVGGAGGDGLDLLIIDVMMPRLGGLETCRRLRAAGRDLPVLMLTARDQVSDRVAGLDAGADDYLPKPFATEELLARVRALLRRRTPADGESQILSFADVRVDPDRFEAWRGGRPLRLTRTEFSLLEVLVRNATRVLTRDALFEAIWGFDMSATANNLQVYVSYLRRKMEAEGEPRLIYTLRGLGYTLRETPP, from the coding sequence GTGCGGATCCTGATCGCGGATGATGACGGGGCCATCCGTGAGTCGCTGGAGCGGGTGCTCCAGGTCGAGGGTTACGACACCAGCACCGTCGCCAACGGTCTCGCCGTGCTCGACGGGGTCGGCGGGGCGGGCGGTGACGGGCTGGATCTGCTGATCATCGACGTGATGATGCCTCGCCTCGGCGGGTTGGAGACCTGCCGGCGGTTGCGGGCCGCGGGTCGGGATCTGCCGGTGTTGATGCTGACTGCCCGTGACCAGGTCTCCGACCGAGTCGCGGGGCTCGACGCGGGCGCTGACGACTACCTGCCCAAGCCGTTCGCCACCGAGGAGTTGCTGGCCCGGGTGCGGGCCCTGCTGCGCCGGCGCACGCCGGCCGACGGGGAGTCGCAGATCCTGTCGTTCGCCGACGTCCGGGTCGATCCCGACAGGTTCGAGGCGTGGCGTGGCGGGCGGCCGCTGCGCTTGACCCGGACCGAGTTCTCCCTGCTGGAGGTTCTCGTGCGCAACGCGACCCGGGTCTTGACCCGCGACGCGCTGTTCGAGGCGATCTGGGGCTTCGACATGAGCGCCACCGCCAACAACCTCCAGGTATACGTGAGCTACCTGCGCCGCAAGATGGAGGCCGAGGGTGAGCCGCGATTGATCTACACGCTGCGCGGCCTGGGTTACACGTTGCGGGAGACTCCTCCGTGA
- a CDS encoding class I SAM-dependent methyltransferase, with protein sequence MGLGFKGDVVDFYQRYRRGYPAPVVDALTAALRLDAADVVLDLGCGTGQLTLPLAQRVRGAIGMDPEPDMLERARDVARERQTANVTWMLGADTDVPAMGAVLGNESLGAVTIGQALHWMNPDPLFTNLLPYLRPGGAVAVVTNGRPAWMHDSTWSHALRTFLERWLGEPLTYACGTDAASQQRYAANLRAAGLTVSEKSHEYMDTIDLEHLIGGVYSAFSADRLPARGTVLISASNFERPCPPPRPMTSLYASRC encoded by the coding sequence ATGGGACTGGGATTCAAGGGAGACGTTGTCGATTTCTATCAGCGATATCGACGTGGTTATCCGGCGCCGGTCGTCGACGCGCTGACTGCGGCTCTTCGTCTCGACGCAGCCGATGTCGTGCTCGACCTCGGCTGTGGCACCGGTCAGTTGACGCTGCCTCTCGCCCAGCGTGTCCGCGGAGCTATCGGCATGGATCCTGAGCCCGACATGCTCGAACGGGCTCGCGACGTCGCACGGGAAAGGCAAACCGCCAATGTGACCTGGATGCTCGGCGCCGACACCGACGTCCCCGCCATGGGTGCTGTCCTGGGCAACGAATCACTCGGCGCGGTCACCATCGGGCAAGCGCTGCATTGGATGAATCCGGATCCCCTATTCACCAACCTCCTTCCGTACCTTCGTCCCGGCGGTGCCGTGGCCGTCGTGACGAACGGAAGGCCCGCCTGGATGCATGACAGCACCTGGTCTCACGCACTCCGCACCTTCCTGGAGCGATGGCTGGGCGAACCGTTGACCTACGCCTGTGGTACGGATGCCGCCAGCCAGCAGCGCTACGCCGCAAACCTGCGGGCAGCCGGCCTCACTGTGTCGGAAAAGAGTCATGAGTACATGGATACGATCGATCTCGAGCACCTAATAGGCGGCGTGTACTCAGCGTTTTCCGCCGATCGGCTTCCCGCGCGGGGGACCGTGCTGATTTCGGCGAGCAACTTCGAGCGGCCTTGCCCTCCGCCGAGACCTATGACGAGCCTGTACGCGTCAAGATGCTGA
- a CDS encoding NADP-dependent oxidoreductase — MALLHMKAITQNVYGPPDVLQISDIPRPQPLPTEVLVRVHAAGVNPIDWKTRAGHGLPGIGEPPFILGWDVSGVVEEVGFGVHTLRVGDEVYGMPWFPRQAGGYAEYVTAPARQFAAKPTKLDHEHAAAVPLAALTAWQALADAARITPGHRVLVHAAAGGVGHLAVQIAKRMGAHVIAAARAANHDWLRDLGADELIDYTKEPFEEAVSDIDVVLDLVGDAADRTSTRSLDTLRPGGLIIPIPGASAELITEAGHRGLTVTPFLVEPDGAALANLARIIDAGELHVEVQKILPLTHAPAAHVQGEQGHNKGKLVLRVRD, encoded by the coding sequence ATGGCACTCCTTCACATGAAGGCCATCACCCAGAACGTGTACGGTCCACCGGACGTCCTTCAGATCAGCGACATTCCGCGGCCCCAGCCGCTTCCCACCGAAGTACTCGTACGGGTCCACGCAGCCGGTGTGAATCCCATCGACTGGAAGACACGAGCCGGGCACGGCCTTCCTGGCATCGGCGAGCCACCGTTCATCCTGGGCTGGGACGTCTCCGGCGTCGTCGAAGAGGTGGGCTTCGGTGTGCACACCCTACGCGTCGGTGACGAGGTGTACGGCATGCCGTGGTTCCCGCGCCAAGCCGGCGGCTACGCCGAGTACGTCACCGCTCCGGCACGCCAGTTCGCCGCCAAACCCACCAAGCTCGACCACGAACACGCGGCGGCTGTGCCACTCGCCGCCCTTACCGCATGGCAAGCCCTCGCCGACGCCGCCCGCATCACACCCGGCCACCGGGTACTTGTACACGCGGCTGCTGGCGGCGTAGGCCACCTTGCGGTTCAGATCGCCAAACGCATGGGTGCCCACGTCATCGCCGCCGCACGTGCCGCGAACCACGACTGGCTACGTGACCTCGGTGCCGACGAACTCATCGACTACACCAAGGAACCCTTTGAGGAAGCCGTGAGCGACATCGACGTCGTTCTCGACCTTGTTGGTGACGCCGCCGACAGAACCAGTACTCGATCGCTCGACACGCTGCGCCCGGGTGGACTGATCATCCCCATTCCGGGAGCGTCCGCCGAACTCATCACCGAAGCAGGCCACCGCGGGCTCACCGTGACACCATTCCTGGTGGAACCGGACGGTGCTGCGTTGGCTAACCTCGCACGGATCATCGACGCTGGAGAACTCCACGTCGAGGTGCAGAAGATACTGCCGCTCACCCATGCCCCCGCAGCGCACGTCCAAGGCGAACAGGGACACAATAAGGGCAAGCTCGTACTGAGGGTCAGAGACTGA